Proteins encoded together in one Planctopirus ephydatiae window:
- a CDS encoding DUF1552 domain-containing protein, with product MRSHHFSRRTFLRGLGVSMALPWMESLRVWGDESKSSQVASNAPIRLCVTFSGNGFHSKEWWAKGEGRNMELGQVLQPLTDFREKLVFVRGLYHEQARKGNIHSSQTGNMLSGASIASGGEIRSGTSFDQVIAQTYGRSTKVPSMVLACETSNPSVHKNYSMLYSSHISWSSPTTPTPLELYPALAFDRLFKDASSPEDQSVLDAVLADAKDLRRKISSGDQQKLDEYLDSVREIETRIASAGKRGELQGWKPTLDKPNMQRPADGIPQDISEHMRLMIDILVLGFQTDTTRVATLKLNNDHSALRFPNLTSVEQAGHGIDYMIHHLLSHSDGRDWLKVNQFFMEQIAYLARKLDSIQEDDRTLLDNTMLMHCSSMMAGALHNNDQLPVILLGGAGGKLKGGRALDYTGKPERQLCRLFLSMMDKMDIHPETFGDAKTMLEEV from the coding sequence ATGCGATCACATCACTTCTCTCGGCGGACATTCTTGCGTGGCCTCGGCGTCTCGATGGCACTGCCGTGGATGGAGTCGCTGCGTGTCTGGGGAGACGAGTCTAAGTCATCCCAAGTCGCGAGCAACGCACCGATCCGGTTGTGCGTGACCTTCTCCGGCAATGGCTTTCATTCGAAGGAATGGTGGGCCAAAGGGGAAGGCCGCAACATGGAACTCGGCCAGGTCCTTCAGCCGCTAACCGATTTCCGAGAGAAGTTGGTCTTTGTTCGAGGCTTGTACCACGAACAGGCACGCAAAGGGAACATTCACAGTTCGCAGACCGGCAACATGCTCTCGGGCGCTTCGATCGCCAGCGGCGGCGAGATTCGCTCAGGGACCAGCTTCGATCAGGTCATCGCTCAGACCTATGGCCGCAGCACAAAAGTCCCGAGTATGGTCCTGGCCTGCGAGACCTCGAACCCTTCGGTCCACAAGAACTACAGTATGCTCTACAGTTCGCACATCTCGTGGAGTTCCCCGACGACTCCCACACCTCTGGAACTCTATCCCGCGCTGGCGTTCGACCGACTCTTCAAGGACGCATCGTCACCCGAAGATCAGAGCGTTCTGGATGCGGTGCTCGCCGATGCCAAAGACCTGCGGCGGAAGATCAGTTCCGGAGATCAGCAGAAGCTTGATGAGTACCTCGACAGCGTTCGCGAAATTGAGACCCGTATCGCGAGTGCCGGCAAACGTGGCGAATTGCAGGGTTGGAAGCCAACTCTCGACAAACCGAACATGCAACGCCCGGCGGATGGGATTCCGCAGGATATCTCTGAGCACATGCGGTTGATGATCGATATTCTCGTCCTCGGTTTTCAGACCGACACGACGCGCGTGGCGACGCTCAAGCTGAACAACGACCACAGCGCGCTGCGATTCCCGAATCTTACCAGTGTCGAGCAGGCGGGACACGGCATTGATTACATGATCCATCACCTGCTCTCCCACAGCGACGGCCGAGACTGGCTGAAGGTGAATCAGTTCTTTATGGAGCAGATTGCCTACCTGGCACGGAAGCTCGACTCCATTCAGGAAGACGATCGCACGCTGCTCGACAACACGATGCTGATGCACTGTTCGAGCATGATGGCCGGTGCGTTACACAACAACGACCAACTCCCGGTGATCCTGCTGGGCGGCGCCGGCGGCAAGTTGAAAGGGGGCCGCGCCCTCGACTATACCGGCAAACCCGAACGTCAACTGTGCCGTCTGTTCCTTTCGATGATGGACAAGATGGATATCCATCCCGAAACTTTCGGCGACGCAAAGACCATGCTTGAGGAGGTTTGA
- a CDS encoding IS5 family transposase, translated as MSRSRSGLTTKVHAAVDGRGRLLNLILTPGQTGDAPVGERLLEGVCANHVLVEEAYDSDSIRRRVKRMWAKACIMQKANRKVRKRCVKERYQHHNVIERFFRELKRFRRISTPYEKKAMNFTGFLWLAALLTKPF; from the coding sequence CTGAGCCGCAGTCGCAGCGGACTGACCACGAAAGTCCATGCGGCAGTGGATGGCCGTGGACGGTTGTTGAATTTGATCCTCACTCCGGGACAGACCGGCGACGCCCCCGTGGGTGAGAGGTTGCTGGAGGGTGTTTGCGCGAATCATGTGCTGGTGGAGGAGGCCTACGACAGCGATTCGATCCGCCGGCGTGTGAAGCGGATGTGGGCCAAGGCCTGCATCATGCAGAAAGCGAACCGAAAAGTGAGGAAGCGTTGCGTCAAGGAGCGCTACCAGCACCACAACGTGATTGAACGGTTCTTTCGGGAATTGAAGCGCTTTCGCCGCATTTCCACCCCTTATGAAAAGAAGGCCATGAACTTCACGGGTTTTCTCTGGCTCGCCGCCCTGTTGACCAAGCCATTCTGA
- a CDS encoding DUF1592 domain-containing protein, producing MRNTILAVTVLLMTVAANGFAAEPFEQAIRPLLREYCVTCHSTEKQEGELDLERFLSLEQVQQHADVWERVQEQLALGEMPPKDAKQLSEEQRRLLAGWVRNTLNEIALTNAGDPGPVVLRRLSNHEYTYTLRDLTGVPSLDPAREFPVDGAAGEGFTNVGAALVMSPALLSKYLEAAKDVADHLVLTPTGFRFSAGTSSRDATNETLALIREFYARYSDTGEQSVEVGGTGKVSSQGGVLPLAKYLAAVTQERASLANGSKKIADVAQERGLSAKYLGLLWAMLQEQKQQKEPSLVLDSLRAKWREGSLTAADIEPWQKALWRFSNVGHLGKVGGPKAWLEAVTPLAAQHEFRLKLQAPADDGDLTLYLTTTDAGDGNANDFAIWENARLITPGRGELPLRDVRSVLQQIERQSDVVKESVVRCLAAAHEVETTKEQADLAALAQKHNIDAEVLAGWLTYLGIASAGESKLEPLITKKADSVANYNFIQGWVGENALSVLANSSDATVNIPGEMKPHSIATHPSPKFATVIAWRSPIAGTLKISGTVQDGHTACGNGILYTLELRRGPTRELLVAGESKGSSVIPLGPLQDVSVMQGDVIALVIDPKGNEHTCDHTPINLTLGDGKLEWDLAKDVSSDILASNPHADRHGNSAVWHFLSQPASGATSPAPAIEATSLLSKWRSAKDGTERNQIAARVRQLLQQDAAAAAQVSAADRALSQQLLSFNGPLLVDAWRSMKAQATEDSQSSHGLDPALFGKHPANGEVAATSLCVQAPSVVELRLPSSLVAGAEFVATGRLHAATATDGSVQMQVLTTKPAAASGLRATSATSAQEGGAWNSSKPPMMFDAPILVAEGSDARRRLEAAFDDFRALFPTALCYTKIVPVDEVVTLTLFHREDEPLRRLMLNDNQISELDRLWDELHFVSEDALTLVDAYEQIWQFSTQDGPNAPNGDKRLEPLRQPIIDAAAKFKEQKKAAIEPQKAAVLAIAEKAWRRPLTESEIAGLRTFEPRLMLVRILTSPAFLYRSETPAAKTGAVNDWELATRLSYFLWSSLPDEELRCVAAAGKLRDPEVLAAQARRMLKDDRVRRLATEFGCQYLHVRDVAMLDEKSERHFPGFKPLREAMQEEVTRFYIDLFQNDRSSLLLLDADYTFLNKPLADHYGIPFEGSDWQRVEGIKKYGRGGALGFSATLAKHSGASRTSAILRGMWVSEVLLGDNIPNPPKGVPTLPEEAPAGLSERQLIERHSSDARCAGCHRRIDPFGFALEGFDAIGRTRAADTKSVTFDGTAVEGLAGLRDYLANQRRADFLRQFSRKLLGYSLGRSTQLSDQPLIDNLSKTEGGHVGKMIEHIVRSPQFREIRGSG from the coding sequence ATGAGAAATACGATTCTTGCCGTAACAGTGTTGCTGATGACCGTTGCTGCAAACGGCTTCGCCGCTGAGCCATTCGAGCAGGCGATTCGACCGTTGTTGCGCGAGTACTGCGTGACGTGCCATTCGACCGAGAAGCAAGAAGGCGAGCTTGACCTGGAGCGATTCCTGTCATTGGAGCAGGTCCAGCAGCACGCTGACGTTTGGGAGCGGGTTCAGGAACAACTGGCTCTGGGCGAAATGCCGCCAAAGGATGCCAAACAGCTTTCGGAGGAACAGAGGCGACTCCTGGCCGGGTGGGTTCGTAATACCCTCAACGAGATCGCACTGACCAATGCGGGAGATCCGGGCCCGGTCGTGCTCCGCCGGTTGTCCAATCACGAATACACCTACACGCTCCGCGATTTGACCGGAGTGCCGTCGCTCGATCCGGCTCGCGAGTTCCCCGTCGACGGCGCGGCGGGCGAAGGATTTACGAATGTCGGCGCGGCGCTCGTGATGTCGCCTGCGTTGCTGTCGAAGTACCTCGAAGCGGCAAAGGATGTCGCGGATCATCTCGTGCTGACGCCAACGGGGTTTCGGTTCTCGGCAGGGACTTCGTCGCGTGATGCCACGAACGAGACGCTGGCCTTGATTCGCGAGTTCTATGCTCGCTACAGCGACACCGGAGAGCAGTCCGTCGAAGTCGGCGGCACGGGTAAGGTCAGCTCCCAAGGGGGAGTGCTGCCGCTGGCGAAGTATCTCGCAGCGGTGACTCAAGAACGCGCCTCGCTTGCCAACGGTTCAAAGAAGATCGCTGATGTGGCGCAGGAGCGAGGCTTGAGCGCCAAGTACCTCGGGCTGCTGTGGGCCATGCTGCAAGAGCAGAAGCAACAGAAAGAACCATCGCTCGTGCTCGATTCGCTGCGTGCGAAGTGGCGTGAAGGAAGTCTTACAGCCGCCGACATCGAACCGTGGCAAAAGGCGTTGTGGCGTTTCTCAAACGTCGGGCATCTCGGCAAGGTTGGCGGCCCGAAAGCCTGGCTGGAAGCGGTGACGCCGCTCGCTGCCCAACATGAGTTCCGGCTGAAGTTGCAAGCTCCCGCAGATGACGGCGATCTCACGCTGTATCTCACGACGACCGATGCCGGTGACGGGAACGCCAATGATTTTGCCATTTGGGAGAATGCGCGGCTCATCACTCCGGGGCGCGGGGAGTTGCCCTTGCGCGATGTCCGCTCGGTATTGCAGCAGATTGAACGTCAGAGTGATGTGGTCAAAGAAAGCGTGGTGCGATGCCTTGCGGCGGCTCATGAAGTAGAAACTACGAAGGAACAGGCCGATCTTGCGGCACTGGCTCAGAAGCACAACATCGACGCCGAAGTGCTCGCGGGCTGGCTGACGTATCTGGGCATCGCCAGCGCGGGGGAATCGAAGCTGGAGCCACTGATCACAAAGAAAGCCGACAGCGTCGCCAACTACAACTTCATCCAGGGCTGGGTCGGAGAGAACGCCCTCAGCGTACTGGCGAATTCATCCGACGCGACGGTCAACATCCCCGGCGAGATGAAGCCCCACAGCATCGCGACGCATCCGTCGCCGAAATTTGCGACCGTCATTGCCTGGCGCAGCCCAATCGCCGGTACGTTGAAGATCAGCGGCACGGTTCAGGACGGACACACGGCTTGCGGCAATGGCATCCTTTACACATTGGAGCTGCGACGCGGACCGACTCGCGAATTGCTGGTGGCGGGCGAAAGCAAAGGCTCGTCGGTGATTCCCCTTGGTCCGCTGCAAGACGTGAGCGTCATGCAAGGCGATGTGATCGCGCTCGTGATTGATCCGAAAGGCAACGAGCATACCTGCGATCACACGCCGATCAATCTGACGCTCGGTGACGGCAAGCTCGAATGGGATCTCGCCAAAGATGTGTCGTCCGACATTCTTGCGAGCAATCCGCATGCGGATCGGCACGGCAACAGTGCGGTGTGGCATTTCCTGAGTCAGCCTGCCAGCGGCGCCACATCGCCTGCACCGGCCATCGAAGCGACCTCGCTGCTCTCGAAATGGCGCAGTGCGAAGGACGGTACGGAGCGAAATCAGATCGCCGCGCGAGTGCGACAATTGCTCCAGCAGGATGCCGCAGCAGCCGCACAGGTCAGTGCGGCAGATCGTGCTCTGAGTCAGCAGCTTCTTTCCTTCAATGGTCCATTGCTGGTCGATGCATGGCGTTCTATGAAGGCACAAGCGACCGAGGACTCACAGTCATCGCATGGCCTCGATCCGGCACTGTTTGGCAAGCACCCTGCGAACGGCGAGGTCGCTGCGACGAGCCTCTGCGTGCAGGCTCCATCGGTTGTTGAGTTGCGACTTCCGAGTTCTCTGGTTGCCGGCGCTGAGTTCGTGGCAACCGGTCGCTTGCATGCCGCGACAGCAACAGACGGCAGCGTGCAAATGCAGGTGCTAACAACGAAGCCGGCAGCGGCTTCCGGTCTGCGCGCGACGAGTGCGACCTCCGCCCAAGAAGGCGGAGCATGGAACAGCAGCAAGCCACCGATGATGTTCGATGCCCCGATTCTAGTGGCGGAAGGGAGCGACGCGCGTCGCCGGCTCGAAGCGGCTTTCGATGACTTCCGCGCCCTGTTCCCCACAGCCCTGTGCTACACGAAGATCGTTCCTGTGGATGAGGTCGTGACACTGACGCTGTTCCATCGGGAAGACGAACCACTACGGCGACTGATGCTCAACGATAATCAAATCTCCGAGTTGGACCGCTTGTGGGACGAACTGCATTTCGTCAGCGAAGACGCTCTCACGTTGGTGGATGCCTACGAGCAAATCTGGCAGTTTTCGACCCAGGACGGCCCCAACGCGCCCAACGGAGATAAGCGTTTGGAACCTCTGCGTCAGCCGATCATAGATGCGGCGGCAAAGTTCAAAGAGCAGAAGAAAGCGGCCATCGAACCTCAAAAGGCTGCCGTGCTCGCTATTGCTGAAAAAGCCTGGCGACGGCCACTCACCGAGTCCGAGATTGCGGGACTCAGGACGTTCGAACCGCGTTTGATGCTTGTAAGAATTCTCACCTCACCAGCGTTCCTGTATCGCAGCGAAACGCCCGCTGCTAAGACCGGGGCGGTGAATGACTGGGAACTCGCCACACGGCTGAGTTACTTCCTGTGGTCCTCGCTGCCCGACGAAGAACTGCGATGCGTCGCCGCAGCGGGCAAGCTGCGCGACCCTGAGGTCTTGGCCGCGCAAGCACGTCGTATGCTCAAGGACGATCGAGTCCGCCGGCTCGCGACCGAGTTCGGTTGCCAATACCTGCATGTTCGCGATGTGGCCATGCTCGATGAGAAGAGTGAACGCCACTTCCCTGGCTTCAAGCCACTCCGTGAAGCGATGCAGGAAGAAGTGACTCGCTTCTATATCGACCTCTTCCAGAACGATCGCAGCTCGCTTTTGCTGCTGGATGCGGATTACACGTTCCTCAACAAGCCGCTGGCTGATCACTATGGCATCCCGTTCGAAGGAAGCGATTGGCAGCGAGTGGAAGGCATCAAGAAGTATGGTCGCGGAGGCGCACTGGGCTTCTCCGCGACGCTCGCGAAACATTCAGGAGCGTCACGCACAAGCGCCATCTTGCGCGGCATGTGGGTCAGCGAAGTGCTGCTCGGCGACAATATTCCCAATCCGCCCAAAGGCGTTCCGACGTTGCCGGAAGAAGCCCCGGCAGGACTCAGCGAACGCCAGTTGATCGAACGCCACAGCAGCGACGCTCGCTGCGCCGGTTGCCACAGACGAATCGACCCCTTCGGTTTCGCGCTCGAAGGCTTCGACGCGATCGGTCGAACGCGGGCGGCCGACACGAAGTCGGTGACCTTCGACGGCACGGCTGTGGAAGGCTTGGCCGGTTTGCGGGATTATCTGGCCAACCAGCGTCGAGCCGATTTTCTCCGACAGTTCAGTCGCAAACTGCTCGGCTACTCGCTGGGGCGAAGCACGCAACTGTCCGACCAACCGCTGATCGACAACCTCTCCAAAACGGAGGGAGGCCATGTCGGCAAGATGATCGAGCACATTGTTCGCAGTCCTCAGTTTCGCGAGATCCGCGGCAGTGGTTAG
- a CDS encoding DUF1552 domain-containing protein has translation MLTKSNSFSRRTLLRGIGVSMALPWLESLSFAAGEKTNAAAQPPTRTLVTFTGMGFHSQHWWAKGEGAGMELGPCLKPLEPWKERLVFLRGLWNEQANKGAIHCMQTGNMLSGSPLSGAEVRTGVSFDQLMAQRIGDRTRIPSLVLGCEGPIPGLQDGLPLLYSSHISWSTAVSPTWTETRPALAFDQLFRTDRNRGDRRVVDAVLEDAKSLRLRLSLSDRQRFEEYLGSVHEIEGRIKRAGKEREAGGWTPSLAAPDRPRPADGIPAEIPDYWKLMNDIVLLAFRTDTTRIATLKYCNDGSAETHTHCGAKDQHHQMSHTQPPELVPLNQFFMAQLAYLCERMSEVKEGDRSLLDNTSIMHCSSMLHGSHDAKQLPIILLGGAGGRLRGGRVLDYLNSPNRRMCSLFLHLMDWGGLELDQFGDSRERLTGIC, from the coding sequence ATGCTCACGAAATCAAATTCCTTCTCGCGACGCACGCTCCTGCGCGGGATCGGTGTCTCGATGGCTCTGCCGTGGCTCGAATCGCTCTCGTTCGCAGCGGGCGAAAAAACCAACGCTGCCGCTCAACCGCCGACCCGTACGCTCGTCACCTTCACGGGGATGGGCTTTCACTCGCAGCACTGGTGGGCCAAGGGCGAGGGAGCGGGCATGGAACTCGGGCCGTGCCTGAAACCGCTTGAGCCCTGGAAGGAGCGGCTGGTCTTCCTTCGCGGCCTGTGGAACGAGCAGGCCAACAAGGGCGCCATCCACTGCATGCAGACCGGGAACATGCTCAGCGGCTCGCCGTTGTCGGGGGCCGAAGTCCGCACGGGCGTCAGTTTTGACCAGTTGATGGCTCAGCGGATTGGCGACCGCACGCGAATCCCTTCGCTGGTGCTAGGTTGCGAAGGACCGATTCCTGGACTCCAGGACGGGCTTCCCTTGCTCTATAGCTCGCACATTTCGTGGAGCACGGCGGTGTCGCCGACCTGGACCGAGACGCGTCCGGCGCTGGCGTTCGACCAACTCTTCCGCACCGACCGCAATCGTGGCGACCGCCGCGTCGTCGATGCCGTGCTCGAAGACGCGAAGTCGCTGCGTCTGCGGCTCTCCCTCTCAGATCGTCAGCGGTTTGAGGAGTACCTGGGCAGCGTTCACGAGATCGAGGGTCGCATCAAGCGGGCCGGCAAGGAGCGCGAGGCCGGCGGCTGGACCCCGAGCTTGGCCGCCCCCGATCGCCCGCGACCCGCCGATGGCATTCCCGCTGAGATCCCGGACTACTGGAAACTAATGAACGATATTGTGCTGCTGGCCTTCCGCACCGACACCACCCGGATCGCGACCCTCAAGTATTGCAACGATGGCTCCGCCGAAACCCACACTCACTGCGGCGCCAAAGATCAGCATCACCAGATGAGCCACACTCAGCCGCCGGAGCTCGTCCCACTCAACCAGTTCTTCATGGCCCAGCTTGCTTACCTCTGCGAGCGAATGTCGGAGGTCAAGGAAGGGGATCGCTCGTTGCTCGACAACACCTCGATCATGCACTGTTCGAGCATGTTGCACGGCAGTCACGACGCGAAGCAGTTGCCGATCATCCTGCTCGGCGGCGCGGGTGGAAGACTCCGCGGCGGCCGCGTGCTCGACTACTTGAATTCGCCCAACCGCCGCATGTGCAGCCTGTTCTTACACCTCATGGACTGGGGCGGTCTGGAACTCGACCAATTCGGCGACTCAAGGGAGCGGCTGACGGGTATCTGCTAA
- a CDS encoding DUF1592 domain-containing protein, translating to MPEDNDLDLTSFGSAQAILARPKMLSDVAERVSSGDMPPKDAPQPSQAEREQLLGWITAALDAEAAARAGDPGQVTLRRLSNTEYDNAVRDLTGVDMRPTLAREFPVDSVGGEGFANVGDAMPVTPELVERYHHAARDVAARAVLLPGGFRFSPSTERPDWTEEALKPLRSFHARYAGPNGEPPLATHLAATLKHRDRLTSGGAADIATVAAEEKLNATYLAALWAGLNGKSASPEEAIAQTKQWSEKAALAEAEKQRRQMASQSAKKAIESQWASSKRVLAESKVAEGGSVSFESKVSVQRGELLLLTVLPNENYGADSTLIEWTISETAGDQRTWSIADLVPNLLKGNPWSDKHEARWSFLETTSTPVFLTERRDSIAGHTELKSWSLGSEPSVFVNLAAEPVKVWTTLPARSVFVHPGPKRPVTVAWTSPIAGELAVAGRVADAHPAGLDGVSFELSHVAAADLGQALADLGSVSTILPDAGLPPDMLALVRYKWREATTDPAPVLAAIKAMQDQLFQGNYGKNAAMAVGNGFPAWEDVRRVVARERVQGAAREPLFRMVALPAHPDTFVIWDRLRLEGGDGPPLVFAEHPELGAAIEQASGLKFGQHPQGRPVPKSALVTAAGAEIVIDLKKLPAELQKALTLPRFLRADVSLDEASPETAAVQAFLIAATGGGGRLAEPVAKAEVGDPRAAQIVHPRVAAERARPAAEFRALFPPAVLFQPIIPRDAQGSVFLYRREDEPLRRLLLDDAGRAELDRLWSELEFVSEQALATPTAYEGLVQYYRKPNDGARIMFFYIQLFEEQIKREETAFLATQVAAQSRHLEELLAFAARGWRRPLAPDEREAILASYRADRAEGAKHDPAFRAALARVLSSPWFLYRVEQPSRGQHWQPVSGEELATRLSFLLWDSIPDDELRAKAAKLHEPAVMEEQLRRMLKDGRMRGMAEEFGARWLGVRDFVANHGRSLKHFPEFTPDLRDALAEEPVRFFEDLLMNDRPVADVIAADAVVINDVLAKHYGIPGVTGPQWRRVEKVSAYGRGGLLGFGAMLAKQSASSRTSPVKRGAWVVQLVGERLPKVPPGVPPLPETPPDGLTVREITERHRADSKCAGCHVRIDPYGMAMERFDAIGRLRPASELKPGDTKGTLRDGTQIEDIAGLRDYIAGPRREDLLRALAHKLTGYALGRAVMTSDRKLVDEVTHTMASGGRWSDALLVIVGSEQFRCIRPTTETASTK from the coding sequence ATGCCCGAGGATAACGATCTCGATCTCACGAGCTTTGGCTCCGCCCAGGCGATCCTGGCTCGTCCCAAGATGCTCAGCGATGTCGCCGAACGGGTGAGCAGTGGCGACATGCCGCCGAAGGACGCGCCGCAGCCAAGTCAGGCCGAGAGAGAACAACTGCTGGGCTGGATCACGGCGGCACTCGATGCCGAGGCAGCGGCGCGGGCCGGTGATCCCGGGCAGGTAACGCTACGTCGGCTGAGCAACACGGAGTACGACAACGCGGTCCGCGATCTCACCGGCGTGGACATGCGGCCAACACTGGCCCGCGAGTTTCCCGTCGACAGCGTCGGCGGCGAGGGCTTTGCCAACGTCGGGGACGCAATGCCGGTGACGCCCGAACTGGTCGAACGTTACCACCACGCCGCTCGCGACGTCGCCGCGCGGGCCGTGCTGCTGCCCGGCGGCTTTCGCTTCTCACCTTCCACCGAACGCCCGGATTGGACTGAGGAGGCTCTTAAGCCGCTCCGCAGTTTTCACGCGCGCTACGCCGGGCCCAACGGAGAGCCGCCGCTGGCAACGCATCTGGCGGCGACGCTGAAGCACCGCGACAGGCTCACCAGTGGCGGGGCCGCCGACATCGCTACGGTGGCAGCCGAGGAGAAGCTCAACGCCACTTATCTGGCGGCACTTTGGGCGGGGCTCAACGGCAAGTCGGCCTCGCCTGAGGAAGCCATTGCCCAGACGAAACAGTGGTCCGAGAAAGCGGCTCTGGCGGAAGCCGAGAAGCAACGGCGGCAGATGGCTTCCCAATCGGCCAAGAAGGCCATCGAGTCCCAGTGGGCTTCGTCGAAACGCGTCCTCGCGGAATCGAAAGTCGCGGAAGGGGGCTCGGTGTCCTTTGAAAGCAAGGTTTCGGTTCAACGCGGCGAACTGCTGCTCCTGACCGTACTTCCGAATGAAAACTACGGAGCCGACAGCACGCTCATCGAATGGACGATCAGCGAAACAGCCGGCGATCAGCGAACCTGGAGCATTGCCGATCTGGTGCCCAATCTGCTGAAGGGGAACCCGTGGTCGGACAAGCACGAGGCCCGCTGGAGCTTCTTGGAGACGACCTCCACTCCGGTGTTCCTTACCGAACGGCGCGACAGCATCGCGGGTCATACCGAACTGAAATCGTGGAGCCTCGGCTCCGAACCGTCGGTCTTCGTGAACTTGGCAGCGGAACCAGTCAAGGTCTGGACGACGTTGCCCGCGCGATCGGTCTTCGTGCATCCCGGACCGAAGCGTCCGGTGACGGTCGCTTGGACAAGTCCGATCGCTGGCGAGTTAGCAGTCGCGGGCCGCGTCGCCGATGCGCATCCGGCTGGTCTCGATGGGGTCTCATTCGAGTTGTCGCATGTCGCGGCTGCGGATCTGGGACAGGCGCTGGCTGACTTGGGGAGTGTCTCCACGATTTTGCCGGACGCCGGTCTGCCTCCCGACATGCTCGCCCTTGTCCGGTACAAGTGGCGAGAGGCGACCACCGATCCAGCACCGGTCTTGGCGGCGATCAAGGCCATGCAGGACCAGTTGTTTCAAGGCAACTACGGGAAGAATGCGGCGATGGCGGTCGGGAACGGTTTTCCCGCCTGGGAGGATGTGCGTCGCGTGGTCGCCCGCGAGCGAGTCCAAGGCGCCGCCCGTGAGCCGCTCTTCCGCATGGTCGCGTTGCCAGCTCACCCCGACACCTTCGTGATCTGGGACCGGCTGCGACTGGAAGGTGGTGACGGTCCGCCGCTGGTGTTTGCGGAGCATCCCGAATTGGGCGCGGCCATTGAGCAGGCCTCCGGGCTCAAATTCGGTCAGCACCCGCAGGGGCGACCGGTGCCAAAGTCCGCACTGGTCACGGCTGCCGGTGCCGAGATCGTCATCGATCTGAAAAAATTGCCCGCAGAGCTGCAGAAGGCGCTGACGCTACCTCGGTTTCTCCGCGCCGATGTGAGCTTAGATGAAGCCAGCCCGGAGACGGCGGCCGTTCAGGCATTCCTGATCGCTGCTACGGGCGGTGGCGGGAGATTGGCTGAGCCGGTCGCCAAAGCTGAAGTGGGCGACCCACGGGCCGCACAGATCGTGCATCCGCGCGTCGCCGCCGAACGGGCTCGGCCAGCGGCGGAGTTTCGCGCCCTCTTTCCGCCGGCGGTCCTGTTTCAACCGATCATCCCGCGAGACGCCCAGGGGAGCGTGTTCTTGTACCGCCGCGAGGACGAGCCGTTGCGTCGGCTGTTGCTCGACGACGCAGGCCGGGCTGAGCTTGACCGGCTCTGGAGCGAACTGGAGTTTGTTAGCGAGCAAGCGCTCGCCACCCCGACCGCGTATGAAGGGCTCGTGCAGTATTACCGCAAGCCGAACGACGGCGCGCGGATCATGTTCTTCTACATCCAGCTGTTCGAGGAACAGATCAAACGCGAGGAGACAGCCTTCCTCGCGACTCAGGTCGCTGCGCAATCGAGACACCTTGAGGAGTTGCTCGCCTTCGCCGCGCGCGGCTGGCGACGACCACTCGCCCCAGACGAACGCGAGGCCATTCTCGCGTCCTATCGCGCCGACCGTGCCGAGGGTGCGAAGCACGATCCGGCATTCCGCGCCGCACTGGCCCGCGTCCTCTCGTCACCGTGGTTCCTGTATCGAGTCGAACAACCCTCGCGCGGTCAGCACTGGCAGCCGGTCTCGGGCGAAGAACTGGCGACGCGGCTGAGCTTCCTCCTCTGGGATTCCATCCCCGATGACGAACTGCGAGCGAAGGCCGCGAAACTCCACGAGCCTGCCGTCATGGAAGAGCAACTCCGCCGCATGCTGAAGGACGGTCGCATGCGAGGCATGGCCGAGGAGTTCGGCGCCCGCTGGCTCGGCGTGCGAGACTTCGTCGCCAATCACGGCCGCAGCCTCAAGCACTTCCCTGAGTTCACGCCGGACTTGCGCGACGCGTTGGCCGAAGAGCCGGTGCGGTTCTTCGAAGACCTACTGATGAACGACCGCCCGGTTGCGGACGTGATCGCCGCCGACGCCGTGGTCATCAACGATGTCCTCGCCAAGCACTATGGCATCCCCGGCGTGACTGGTCCCCAGTGGCGGCGAGTCGAAAAGGTTTCAGCCTACGGTCGCGGCGGGTTGCTCGGCTTTGGTGCGATGCTCGCCAAGCAGTCAGCGTCGTCCCGTACAAGCCCAGTCAAACGTGGCGCGTGGGTGGTTCAGCTGGTCGGCGAGCGGCTGCCCAAGGTCCCGCCTGGAGTGCCACCGTTGCCGGAGACTCCGCCCGACGGACTCACCGTGCGCGAGATCACCGAGCGTCATCGTGCGGACTCGAAATGTGCCGGTTGCCACGTCCGCATCGATCCTTACGGCATGGCGATGGAACGGTTCGACGCCATCGGCCGACTGCGGCCCGCCAGCGAGCTGAAGCCGGGCGACACCAAAGGAACGCTCCGCGACGGCACCCAGATCGAGGACATCGCCGGCCTGCGGGACTACATCGCCGGCCCGCGGCGCGAGGACTTGTTGCGGGCGCTCGCTCACAAACTGACGGGCTACGCGCTCGGCCGCGCTGTGATGACCTCGGACCGCAAACTCGTGGACGAAGTGACCCATACCATGGCCAGCGGTGGTCGCTGGTCGGACGCCCTGCTCGTCATCGTCGGCAGCGAGCAGTTTCGCTGCATTCGACCGACAACCGAGACCGCTTCCACCAAGTAA